The genomic window CCTGCCTTGGCCCAGtgtcatcacaagggtccttggaagtggaaagagagagaagttcgAAAAAGACATGATGACCCAAGCAGGGTCAGAGCGATGCAATATGAGAAAGACTTAACTCATTTGCTGGCtttggagatggaggaaggggccatgcGGTATCTACTGAGGCTACCACTACGAATACCAAAGACCGGGTGACATAAGCAAAGTAAAGAAATTTACTTTTgtacagttctagaagctggaagtctCAGCTTCAGGCACCAAACggtgagaggacagagagagaagagaggcaatAAGGACTCCTCCCACGCTCTTGGGAGCCACCGTCCCTCCGGTCAGGAAGAAGTGTTCTTTCCTCAGGATTTCAGGTGTCTACCCAGCCACCACTGCCGGTGCTGCCACTGTCACCGTGGTACTGGGGATTTGGGCaagaggcataaaaaaaaaaaaaatcagggaatgTACTTCACTCTTTCTGATGTACAGGAGCCCCATTTCTCTCTTTCAagaaccaaaaaaggaaagagaatgtcTCCAGGAGAGCTCTCTATCTTTCTGTCTGAACTCAGTGTATGGGTTTGGGTTTCAGCCTTCCCTTCAGTCAAGGCCAAGAGATactgggggaggaagaggagacaagACAGAAAGTCGCCATGGGTTCATTGGTAGCTTGCAAGGTAGTTTCCTTCCTGGGTCAGCTTGCTATCTTACTTTTCAGAGTCCTCAGGTAGCTGCTCCACACATTCCGTctagaggatggatggatggatgatggatggatggatggatttatgtttattttcttttaatcccagtgtagttaacatacaatggaacattagtttcaggtgtacaatatcaTGATTCAACACCTCCAGAAATCACCCAGGGCACATCGTGAcaactgccctccttaatcctcatcagcTGTTTCATCCAtcatcccacccacctcccctctggtgaccatcagtgtgttctctattgttaaggaATTGtttcatgatttctctctctctctctctctctctctctccttttgcttatatgttttgtttcttaaatttcacccaagtgaaatcacatagtatttctctttctctgacttatttcatttagcattatactctctagctccacccatgtcactgcaaatgccAAGACTTCATTCtctcttatggctgaataatattctattgtatatattgcatatatacaccacatcttctttgtccattcatcagtcaatggacacttgggtgctTAGAGTCTTTAACTGCACTCAGTGGGAGGAACAGGATGGTGTGCACTTACTTCATCTTGATCAATACTGGAAGCTGAGTCCTGGCTTTTGCCCTCTTCCTATTTAGAGTTCGCTCCCTTTCAATGCCCCTTTGTTGGTTTTTCCTATTTGATGGGCTTTAAATAGGAGTGTTTCTCTAGTTTCTTCTTAGGCAATTTTCTCACTCTATACTCTCTCCCTCAGTTCATGCCAACCACGTTCATCACCTAGCTACAAATGTGCAAATATGTCACGAGTTTGTATCTCCAGGCTGATCTTTCTCATTAATTACAACTGACTGCTTGATATTTCTACTTACATATCTCAAAATCATGGCAAATTCAACATGTCTAAAACGCAATTCATGATTTACCCTTCAACCCACCACCAGCTTTATTTGACACCTAGAAGTCACCTTTGACATTTTCAGGAACGATCGAGTACCTCATTGAATAGCCATCAAAAGTTTAttacatgcatatttttattcatcGGACGTTTACTGGGCAATTGGTCCTTCACAAAAAGTATACACTAAATAAATGCCTTCTCTGTGCCTGACCTTGTGCTAATCCCTAGGTATACAAAGTTAATGAAACTGATACTGCACACCAGTGCAACCGGTATTAAACAAGCAAACCCACAAATTATTATCAAGTTACAAATTATGATAACTGTTCCTAATAAAAGAAGCAGCAAGATATAACACAAAACTTTCATGAAACTAAAAGGAGTTGTGTGTTCCTAGAGCAAAGGATGTAAGTGGCGGATAATTAGATTAAGAATGTCCTTAAATGTCATCGTAAGGACTTCAACTTTTAAGGCAATAAAAGCCACTAAGGGATTTAAGCAGGGAAGTAACATGGTCAGATTGTTCCGCAGCGTATATCTGGTTATGTAATCATTCAGGAACTGGTTCTCTCTCAAATGTCATTTTaccttctctgtcaaatatattCCTCTTTTTAACAATATCTGAAAAGGATCCCTTACCTGAGACTCCAAAAGTTATGACTGCAATTAGCACTGGTTGAGATGGAATCTAATCCAAATGAAGGAATGCATCATTTACCAATAACTAACTTTAGTATTGCCTATAACATATAAagcatatttatattcattttgcttttctttattttttcactttgtttttcatAGCAACTTTACGTACCATACGGCTGTCACTACTGTAACTCTTAATATTTTGAGCAACAATTGCTACAGAGAGATCTGCCCGGGTCCCATCGTGAGTCCTCTTCTGACATCTGGGTCATTTCTAATCTGTTTTGGTCCCACTTGGGTCCGTATCACATTCTGAAATTCTTGTTTCCATGACCTTTTGCTCCGTCCCTTGTGTCAAAGTTGGTTACTAATTACAGAGGTTGCTAAGTTGTTGTGTCTTTCTCGTAATTCACTcttcaaagtaaaattttcagCTATCTCTATAACTCTGGTTATTCCTGTTTATATTTGGTACCACAGATACTACAACTAATTGCGGGAGGCAGATAATCCGTTCTACTCCAACATAAATCCAGCTCTACCGTAACAAAACTCTACCATAGAACGCCACTTGACAATGACTCTGAAATGACCAGGAAATGAATGTGGTATCTAGTTGTGAAGGTTGAGGTATCTTGGCAGAAAAATAATTACTTCTGAGATGAAAGCTTCCTGGTCAGCTCTCCTCTGCTACCCCAAAGCCATTTACTCAagtctttgttttcattaaacATCTCTTGGCATCAATATCCTCCACTATCAAATATCTCTTGGGCATCAAATTTGTCCCCTTGCTGCATCACCAGaatttttttagagggagggaagggcagagggagaggaagagaaagaatctgaagcaggctccacacccagcacagcccctgactcggggcttgatcctatgactctgagatcatgacctgagctgaaatcaagagtcagattcttcaccgactgagctgcccaggtgccccagcattgCCAGAGTTTTGCTGTGTGATTACTTCACATCTCTTGTTGTGTGGGTTACACACTCCTGAACATGTAACGGAAGCCCTGGATCCAAGGGAATGGTCCATGGGTGAAATAATCCAGAACTCAACATCCAATACTAAAAATTTTTAGGTCTTTCATATGTCGAAATATGTCAAGTGAGTTACCCTTCCCCTACTCAAAAACCTCTCCTCCTCCCTATCCTAGAAGTAGAAGTAGGCAAATGAGAAGGTACACAGGGAGGCACGAAcgatgaaaggaaaaacaaaattgaaaggcaaaaggggagaaaggagaactAATCCTACTTTTATTTTGGAATGGTAGATTTTTGCTGGAAACGTTTCCCCAAGTATGGTCATCTCAAAATCTCTACCAGAATTTCTCCAGATCTATTTTAAATGCAGACTATCAGGACCCTACCCCCAGAGCTACTAAATCAGAATATCAGAGAGTAGAGGCCGAGGgtctacatttttaacaagcaatatttttatatgaataaaagtcttaaaacaatgaatataaatCTCATCTTCTGTAGCCATTGGATAAACACCTCATTGCCCTCTGTTGTTCCTTCATTGTTGTCACAGGTGGTACTTACTTCTCAAAGGGATTAGTTTAAGGCTGGTAAATGTTGTTAGTTTATCAGATGACTGCTGGAAGCATGAAAGATATGATATAACGGGTTTCCTTGCCCTTGTAAAGTCAATCATCCAATAAGGAAAACAGAGACACGCAAAAAGACTTGGCATATGGGTGGTATACAGGCAAAGAAACAGATACAATTTATGCAAGTACCTATGTGCTTAGAAAAGCAAGGTTGGCAGGTGAGCAACTCAAATAGGTACTGGATGCTTCAGTCCAGAAAGCCAGGAGCTTGACTCAGGAGTTTTGAATGAGGAAGGATAATCAGGGAACCACTACAGTGAGGCAAGCCCCACAAAGACACAAGGGTGAGAGTTGCGGTTCCAGTTCTGCAACTGTGTGATGGGTCAGtgagtcttttcatttttcttgaatgtTCTCTATTATGCATAATCAAGGCCAATCTCTATTATGTGTTCCTTTGTTCCTTATGCTCCCACCTCATTCTAGAAACGACCAAAGGCAGGGAACATACACAAATTTCCTCTGGAGCCAACATTCACTGACTAAATTCATCCAAGTTTCCTTCAGGGCCAAGTGGGTGAGGATGCTACAGCCCAAAACTTCTCCAACCATGGAACACAAAAGACAGGAAATATCACCAAATGCAAACTGGAACCCACTATTGTCCATGGGCAATCACTTCGGTGTTCACATATCTCACAACTGTAAAATTACACGGCTAAGGGTGAAACCAGTGTGCGAAGGGTGGGGACACTGTGTAGACTTTGCGTGGTGAATTGGGTCAGGAGCACACCTCTGACAAAACTGCTGGCATCTGGTCAGAGATTTTCATGTGTTTGATACAATGGTGTCTGGCCCAGTACTTTTCTCACGGCACCTTTGACTTCTTTGTTCCTTAAGCTGTAAATTATGGGGTTCAACATTGGGGTCAGCACTCCATAAAGCAGCGAGATGATCTTATCTACTTCTTGTGAACTTGATGAAGAAGGCTTTAGGTACATAGACAGGGCGGCCCCAAAATACAAGATCACCACAGTCAGGTGGGCACCACAGGTGGAAAAAGCTTTGTTTCTTCCCTCCGCTGAGCTGATTCTCAGAATAGTGGAAAGGATGAAGACATAAGAGATGCAAATCAAGAGCATCGGAATAGGCAGGAGGAGCACGCTGACCACCAGCATGATCATGTCCATGAGCAGTGAACTCGTGCAAGCTAACTTCAGCACGGCCAGAATTTCACACGTGAAGTGATCGATGAGATTCCTACAGAGGGGCACCCGCAGGGCGAAACTGGTTTCCAGCAGGGCGGTCACACACCCCGTCACCCAGGAGACAGTGGCCATCTGCACACAGACCTGCCTGTTCATGATGATGGGGTATCTCAGTGGGTGGCAAATGGCCACGTAACGGTCATATGCCATCACAGCCAGGAGCACGCACTCTGTGGAGCCCATGGCGAGGGACAAATACATCTGTACCATGCACCCAGAAAAGACAATGGTTTTCTGGGATGAGAGCAAGTTCACCAGCAAAGTGGGAATCGATGCAGATGTGTAACAGATATCCATGAAAGACAGATTTCCAAGGAAAAAGTACATGGGGGTTTGGAGGCGTGAATCTAGGACAGTGATCAAGATCAGAGTGCTGTTGCCCAAGAGAGTTATCAGATACATCACAAGGCTGAAGACGAAGAGAACAATCTCTAACTTCGGGTATCTAGAAAAACCCTCCAGGAAAAAAAAGCTCCAAACGGTGAGGTttcctcctttcatttccttttttttttttttttttgcacctgtAGTTATTCTAATATTATTATTGTGTTCAATTCATCTgaggacataaagaaatggatCGAGCATCGTGTTCAGTTAGGAAAAGACTTTCAAACttattttcactattataaacacAATTTTGCTACAAGTGATCACAAGCCTTATCTATGGTTCTAAAGGGAGGGAGAACAGGTTTGATCTACATAAAAAGGTGATTATTCCAcaatgaaatttagaaaagagtgaaattgaaaacaagaataataaacatatttcatACCTGAATTTCAGTTCGTTCTCCTATGCTTGGCATAAAAGTTTTTCAGTACAGATTTGAAAGTACTGTGCAACAAAAAATATGAGTGAACACTGACTAAATGGGGCATAGATTAACAAGTAAACCAGATAAGTGAAGCAAAGAAAGCatgtctggggcagccccggtggctcagcggtttagtgtcgccttcagcccatggtgtgatcccagggtcccgggatcgagtcccacatcaggctccctgcatggagcctgcttctctctctgcctgtgtctctgcctctctctctctttctctctctctccctccctctctctccctctctctctctttctctctctctctcatgaataaataatctttaaaaaaaaaaaagacagaaaacatgcTTGTACAATAAAAACCAGTAATGATCTTCAGTGTAAGAAGAGGAGGGATAttgaaagaagcaaataaatgaatttgttcTGGGTCTAAATAAACTCCTTCCTTTCCAGCGAATAGCATGGAGGTCCATACACTTGTCTCAAAAAAATGATGACACTGTTAAAAGCATTGGAAGTACCCATTCTGATTATATTTAAGTACCAGTTTACAAGTCACCACAAAAGGAGCCACCTTATTTAAACACCGACACATCCACAGCACAGTCTCACTCCTCATTGAGACCCCTACCTTCGTGAGTACGTAAATCTTGCTAAATATTATTCCCAGGCGAAACTCTTCTCATATATTAAAACCCATGAAGATCTGGAAGATGCAGAAATTAAGCTCCCTTTTTAAGCTCTCTTAAAGTCTCTTGGAAAAGATTATAGATCATCTAGGTATAAACAAGACGCTGAATGTTTCGGGTTTTTTACATTCCAGTCCATTCTATCTGGGTTTTACATGACACttcacattaataaaaagaaaagaccaaaaagtaCCTTGCCTCTGCACTGATACCACTCTTTATCACCCTTGATCGCTTCCCTTTCCCTACTAgtcctttccttcctgttttcaGATATCCTGGCTCTGAACCATCCCGGCTGGCCGTGTTCCC from Canis lupus familiaris isolate Mischka breed German Shepherd chromosome 11, alternate assembly UU_Cfam_GSD_1.0, whole genome shotgun sequence includes these protein-coding regions:
- the OR2K2 gene encoding olfactory receptor family 2 subfamily K member 2 (The RefSeq protein has 1 substitution compared to this genomic sequence) → MKGGNLTVWSFFFLEGFSRYPKLEIVLFVFSLVMYLITLLGNSTLILITVLDSRLQTPMYFFLGNLSFMDICYTSASIPTLLVNLLSSQKTIVFSGCMVQMYLSLAMGSTECVLLAVMAYDRYVAICHPLRYPIIINRQVCVQMATVSWVTGCVTALLETSFALRVPLCRNLIDHFTCEILAVLKLACTSSLLMDMIMLVVSVLLLPIPMLLICISYVFILSTILRISSAEGRNKAFSTCGAHLTVVILYFGAALSMYLKPSSSSSQEVDKIISLLYGVLTPMLNPIIYSLRNKEVKGAVRKVLGQTPLYQTHENL